The following coding sequences are from one Roseburia hominis A2-183 window:
- a CDS encoding methyl-accepting chemotaxis protein: MKKISTKVLIPVVLLAVIAVISAVTGLKNANELHTSSKEISDTTVNQLMLLNDISSNFKSIDAITYRMCVSTSKDERDQLMEQVDQYRTDIQTSIDSYEALTQTQEEAAAMETLRENFADYTEVYDRIADFISRGNKDKARQICNTVLAPTSENVDGVLTELEGYMEANVDAGVAEQESVYNNSRAVSGVTFVLVLVFFVVAVIGSVRTVVNPVKSVTTQLNDILKEIESGNGDLTRRISLKNKDEIGQLAGGINVFLETLQQIMSRIVIDSREMGEIVSRVSGSVGTANSNACDISAVMEELSATMQEVASAVNTVNTNVAQIGQDVNEITKESQDMNSYATEMQSRAEDMKEKAVANKETTSRMITDIIETLKAAIEESKSVDRVNELTEEILSVSSQTNLLALNASIEAARAGEAGKGFAVVADEIRKLADSTRETANNIQSINALVTQAVNKLANNSNAIVEYIDGTIMPDYDRFVENGVQYRDDAAYVNTTMDHFEEKARNLQQIMEKTVDSIRDISTAIEESANSVGNAASSTTVLVSNIDTVHSEMETNQSISDRLKGEAGRFKNV, translated from the coding sequence ATGAAAAAAATATCAACAAAAGTATTGATCCCGGTAGTGCTGCTTGCAGTGATTGCAGTCATTTCGGCGGTAACCGGATTAAAAAATGCCAATGAGCTGCATACCAGCAGCAAGGAGATCAGTGACACAACGGTGAATCAGCTGATGCTGTTAAATGACATTTCGTCGAATTTTAAGAGCATTGATGCAATCACATACCGGATGTGCGTGTCCACGTCCAAGGACGAGCGCGATCAGCTGATGGAGCAGGTGGATCAGTACCGCACGGACATTCAGACGTCGATTGATTCCTATGAGGCGCTGACACAGACGCAGGAGGAAGCTGCGGCAATGGAGACGCTTCGGGAGAATTTTGCCGATTACACCGAGGTCTATGACCGGATTGCAGACTTTATTTCCCGCGGGAATAAGGACAAGGCGAGACAGATATGCAATACGGTGCTGGCGCCGACCAGCGAGAATGTGGACGGCGTGCTCACGGAGCTGGAAGGGTATATGGAAGCAAATGTGGACGCCGGCGTGGCGGAGCAGGAATCTGTATACAATAATTCGCGGGCAGTCAGCGGCGTCACATTTGTACTTGTGCTGGTGTTCTTTGTCGTTGCGGTGATCGGATCGGTACGCACTGTTGTAAATCCAGTCAAGAGTGTGACGACACAGCTGAATGATATTTTAAAAGAGATCGAGTCCGGCAACGGAGATCTGACACGCAGAATCTCTTTGAAGAACAAGGATGAGATCGGACAGCTTGCCGGCGGCATCAACGTGTTCTTAGAGACCCTGCAGCAGATTATGAGCCGTATTGTGATTGACTCCAGGGAGATGGGCGAGATCGTATCGCGCGTTTCGGGCAGTGTCGGCACAGCAAACTCCAATGCCTGCGATATTTCTGCCGTGATGGAGGAACTCTCGGCTACCATGCAGGAAGTGGCGTCTGCCGTCAACACGGTCAATACCAATGTGGCGCAGATCGGGCAGGATGTGAATGAGATTACAAAAGAATCACAGGATATGAACTCCTATGCGACCGAGATGCAGAGCCGCGCGGAGGATATGAAGGAGAAAGCGGTTGCCAACAAGGAGACGACCAGCCGGATGATTACGGATATCATCGAGACTTTAAAGGCTGCCATTGAGGAGAGCAAGAGTGTGGATCGCGTCAACGAGCTGACGGAGGAGATCTTAAGCGTATCCAGCCAGACGAACCTCCTTGCACTGAATGCTTCCATTGAGGCGGCGAGAGCAGGCGAAGCCGGAAAAGGATTTGCAGTTGTCGCGGATGAGATACGAAAGCTGGCGGATTCCACCAGAGAGACCGCGAACAATATTCAGTCCATCAATGCGCTGGTAACGCAGGCAGTGAATAAGCTCGCCAACAATTCCAACGCGATCGTCGAATACATCGACGGGACGATCATGCCGGATTATGACCGATTTGTAGAAAACGGCGTACAGTACCGGGATGATGCGGCGTATGTGAACACCACGATGGATCATTTTGAGGAGAAGGCGCGCAACCTGCAGCAGATCATGGAGAAGACGGTGGATTCCATCCGCGACATTTCCACGGCGATCGAGGAGAGTGCAAACAGTGTCGGAAATGCAGCGAGCAGCACGACGGTTCTGGTGTCCAATATCGACACCGTTCATTCGGAGATGGAGACGAATCAGAGCATCAGCGACCGCTTAAAGGGAGAAGCCGGACGATTTAAAAATGTATAA
- the leuD gene encoding 3-isopropylmalate dehydratase small subunit, which yields MKAAKGHVFKYGDNVDTDVIIPARYLNSSDPKELATHCMEDIDKDFVKKVKAGDIIVANKNFGCGSSREHAPIAIKASGVSCVIAETFARIFYRNAINIGLPIIECPEAAKAIEAGDEVEVDFDSGIITDKTKNTSYQGQAFPPFMQKIIDCEGLVNYINQK from the coding sequence ATGAAAGCAGCAAAGGGTCATGTATTTAAATACGGAGACAATGTCGATACGGATGTCATCATTCCTGCACGTTATCTGAATTCTTCTGATCCGAAGGAACTGGCGACACACTGCATGGAGGACATTGACAAGGATTTTGTGAAAAAGGTAAAAGCGGGCGATATTATCGTAGCAAATAAGAACTTTGGATGTGGTTCGTCGAGAGAGCATGCACCGATCGCCATCAAGGCTTCCGGCGTGAGCTGTGTCATCGCAGAGACATTTGCGAGAATCTTCTACCGCAACGCGATCAATATCGGACTGCCGATCATCGAGTGTCCGGAGGCGGCAAAAGCGATCGAGGCAGGAGATGAGGTTGAGGTTGATTTTGACTCCGGCATCATCACGGACAAGACGAAGAACACTTCCTATCAGGGGCAGGCGTTTCCTCCGTTTATGCAGAAGATTATCGACTGCGAAGGGCTGGTTAATTATATCAATCAGAAATAG